The Flavobacterium psychrophilum genome includes a region encoding these proteins:
- a CDS encoding NADH-quinone oxidoreductase subunit N — MYTLIAIAGLGIICLIAEIFNLRKAIVPVTILGLFGTLGLTVSEYGTHTSFYNNMVTVNNYSVAFSGLFILLTIFLIALTPDFHKEHKAKISDFVAIKLFLLTGAIAMVSFGNLAMFFLGIEILSISLYVLAASQPKNLRSNEAGMKYFLMGAFASGILLFGIALIYGATGSFDTAVIYGKILDKESLPGWYFIGIVMLSIGLLFKIAAAPFHFWAPDVYEGSPALTTATMSTLAKVAAIAAFFKIMVSLNRTVPGSYVTIITIVSILSMTIGNLTALRQTNVKRMLAFSGISHAGFMLMVFYNPTVTAGTLLYYTAAYALAGIAAFAVILSVTGNSADKDKEEVFNFNGLGKRSPLMAGILTCALLSMAGIPIFSGFFAKAFLFNHVFLTGHVAIVIIAIINSIISVGYYFKLIFAMYTQENITEKQPVPFMYTAVAVVSIALNIILGLYPSFVLDLI; from the coding sequence ATGTATACATTAATAGCTATTGCAGGATTAGGGATTATATGCCTTATAGCTGAAATTTTTAATTTAAGGAAAGCCATCGTGCCTGTAACCATTCTTGGTTTGTTTGGTACTTTAGGCCTTACAGTTTCTGAATATGGCACCCATACGAGTTTTTACAACAATATGGTTACCGTAAATAATTATTCTGTTGCTTTTAGCGGACTGTTTATTTTACTTACCATTTTTCTGATTGCACTAACTCCTGATTTTCATAAAGAACACAAAGCCAAGATATCTGACTTTGTTGCTATAAAGCTTTTCCTTTTAACAGGAGCTATAGCTATGGTTTCTTTTGGCAACCTGGCAATGTTCTTTCTTGGTATAGAGATACTTTCTATATCGCTTTATGTATTGGCAGCCAGCCAGCCTAAAAACCTTAGAAGTAACGAAGCCGGTATGAAATACTTCCTTATGGGAGCATTTGCGTCGGGGATATTATTATTTGGTATTGCACTTATTTATGGTGCAACAGGCTCGTTTGACACTGCAGTTATTTATGGTAAGATTCTGGACAAAGAAAGTTTACCCGGATGGTACTTTATAGGTATTGTAATGTTAAGCATAGGATTGCTGTTTAAAATTGCAGCAGCGCCTTTCCACTTCTGGGCTCCTGATGTGTATGAGGGTTCTCCTGCGCTTACAACGGCAACCATGAGCACACTTGCAAAAGTAGCTGCAATTGCTGCCTTCTTTAAAATAATGGTAAGCCTTAACAGGACTGTTCCAGGAAGTTATGTAACTATTATTACTATTGTTTCTATATTATCTATGACAATCGGTAACCTTACGGCATTAAGGCAAACGAATGTAAAACGTATGCTTGCTTTTTCGGGTATATCACACGCCGGATTTATGCTGATGGTTTTCTATAACCCTACAGTTACTGCGGGTACACTATTATACTACACTGCTGCGTATGCACTTGCAGGTATTGCTGCATTTGCTGTAATACTTTCTGTAACCGGAAACAGCGCCGATAAAGACAAAGAAGAAGTATTCAACTTTAACGGCCTCGGAAAAAGAAGCCCTTTAATGGCGGGCATCTTGACATGCGCGTTATTATCTATGGCGGGTATACCTATATTTTCAGGATTCTTTGCTAAAGCATTCCTTTTTAACCATGTATTCTTAACAGGCCACGTCGCTATTGTTATCATCGCAATTATAAATTCTATAATAAGTGTTGGCTATTATTTTAAACTGATATTCGCTATGTACACTCAGGAAAACATTACAGAAAAACAGCCCGTACCATTTATGTACACCGCTGTAGCAGTAGTGTCTATAGCTCTTAACATAATACTGGGTCTTTATCCATCGTTTGTGCTAGATCTTATATAA
- a CDS encoding short-chain dehydrogenase — protein sequence MSLLKDKVAVVSGAGSGIGRAIAETYAREGAKVVITDINEAHGNETVEAIKSAGGEAFFVKADSSLAEDNKKLVEAIVQKYGRLDIACNNAGMGGPATPTGEYDIAAWDKVIALNLNGVFYACRYQIEQMEKNGGGSIVNIASIHGTVAAPNSPAYTASKHGVVGLTKNIAVEYGEKNIRCNAVGPGYIETPLLTDHLNKEMMEAVARKSSMNRLGTPQEIADLVTFLSSDKSSFTTGSYIIADGGYTAV from the coding sequence ATGTCATTACTTAAAGACAAGGTGGCTGTTGTTTCCGGAGCGGGTTCTGGAATTGGCCGCGCCATTGCAGAAACGTATGCCCGTGAAGGCGCAAAAGTTGTTATTACAGATATAAACGAGGCTCACGGTAACGAAACTGTTGAAGCTATTAAAAGTGCAGGTGGAGAAGCTTTCTTTGTAAAAGCAGACTCATCTTTGGCTGAAGATAATAAAAAACTGGTTGAGGCTATTGTACAAAAATACGGAAGGCTTGATATTGCCTGCAATAACGCCGGAATGGGCGGGCCGGCTACACCAACCGGAGAGTATGATATCGCCGCGTGGGACAAAGTAATTGCCCTTAACCTTAACGGCGTATTTTATGCCTGCCGTTACCAGATTGAACAAATGGAAAAAAATGGTGGAGGCAGTATTGTAAATATTGCATCTATCCACGGTACGGTTGCTGCTCCAAACAGCCCTGCGTATACAGCATCTAAACATGGAGTAGTGGGGCTTACAAAAAACATTGCCGTTGAGTATGGTGAGAAAAACATTCGTTGTAATGCTGTAGGTCCGGGTTATATTGAAACACCATTGTTAACAGATCATCTTAATAAAGAAATGATGGAAGCTGTTGCACGTAAAAGCAGCATGAACAGGTTAGGTACACCTCAGGAAATCGCAGATCTTGTAACATTCCTTAGTTCAGATAAATCATCGTTTACAACAGGAAGCTATATTATTGCAGACGGCGGATATACCGCAGTGTAG